The Parvibaculaceae bacterium PLY_AMNH_Bact1 genome window below encodes:
- a CDS encoding hypothetical protein (Derived by automated computational analysis using gene prediction method: GeneMarkS-2+.), with protein MAEKLAEFGVLRPDWDGLLLLASVMLIFIILSAFVASHFKGRSFLIWLGISAVAQTLAIAVPLVIAALTGIVDPADLQSTGAAIDFTTFRLFAEMSVVVGITTLFVLSLLTQTKWKTCAACSARAPWRAKTCPACASLLPSGIQTTDRREPGAQPRLRARTIHLPPELDAKLLHLASPKGARSKNTDDAAVSKYIRQLLAQFEAEAKRTENE; from the coding sequence ATGGCAGAAAAACTGGCAGAATTCGGCGTGCTTCGTCCCGATTGGGACGGCCTGCTTCTGCTGGCCAGCGTCATGCTCATCTTCATCATTCTCTCAGCATTTGTCGCCAGCCATTTCAAGGGCCGCAGCTTCCTCATCTGGCTCGGTATTTCAGCAGTGGCTCAAACACTGGCCATAGCAGTGCCGTTGGTCATAGCGGCACTTACCGGAATTGTGGACCCCGCCGACCTACAATCAACAGGGGCAGCAATCGACTTCACCACCTTCCGGCTCTTTGCAGAAATGTCCGTCGTTGTCGGGATCACCACACTCTTCGTCCTGAGTCTTCTCACCCAGACGAAGTGGAAAACTTGCGCGGCCTGCTCAGCCCGCGCCCCTTGGCGCGCTAAGACCTGTCCGGCGTGCGCCAGTCTGCTGCCTTCGGGCATCCAAACAACGGACAGACGAGAGCCGGGCGCGCAACCTCGTTTGCGCGCGAGGACCATCCATCTTCCCCCTGAACTAGACGCAAAGCTCCTGCATCTGGCTTCACCCAAAGGCGCGCGGAGCAAAAACACTGACGACGCAGCAGTATCAAAATACATCCGCCAACTGCTGGCTCAGTTTGAGGCCGAAGCCAAACGCACTGAGAACGAGTAA
- a CDS encoding glutathione S-transferase family protein (Derived by automated computational analysis using gene prediction method: Protein Homology.): protein MKHYYNPMSRAMTTLWMFAELDVEPEQALVDIQSGETATPEFRAINPMGKIPTLVDEGVVITEVAAICAYLADKFPEKGLAPKPGTPLRGQYYRYMFVPGTTLEPMLTVKSMNVGDYSAMSAGFGDMERCLTTIDAMTPETDWALGDNFTAADIVFGGTLDFFVQTGGIDEPTSKLRAYVRRLKDRPAYQATHDPSWF from the coding sequence ATGAAACACTATTACAATCCCATGAGCCGCGCGATGACCACACTGTGGATGTTTGCAGAGCTGGATGTTGAACCTGAGCAAGCTCTCGTCGATATTCAATCTGGTGAAACAGCGACACCGGAATTTCGCGCGATCAATCCTATGGGGAAAATACCCACCTTGGTTGACGAAGGTGTCGTCATCACAGAGGTAGCAGCAATTTGTGCGTACCTTGCCGACAAATTTCCCGAAAAGGGCCTGGCGCCCAAACCAGGCACACCCCTGCGGGGTCAATATTACCGCTACATGTTTGTTCCGGGAACAACATTGGAGCCAATGCTCACAGTCAAATCGATGAATGTCGGGGACTATTCAGCAATGTCAGCTGGTTTTGGCGATATGGAGCGATGCCTCACAACCATTGATGCAATGACACCTGAGACAGACTGGGCGCTAGGTGACAACTTCACAGCAGCCGACATTGTTTTCGGAGGAACATTGGACTTCTTCGTCCAAACGGGGGGAATAGATGAACCGACCAGCAAACTAAGGGCATATGTAAGGCGCCTCAAAGACAGACCGGCCTATCAGGCGACACACGATCCCAGCTGGTTCTGA